The genome window GCACCCAGCTGGGCGCAGGCGTCGGCCATGACCGGTACCAACTCAGCGGAAAAGACGCCGAGTACGCCGTTGGTGACACCGGCCGGGTTGCAAAGCGGTCCGAGGATATTAAACAGGCTCCAGAAGCCGAGTTCTTTACGCGGTCCGGCGGCGTGTTTCATCGCCGGATGAAGGGTCGGCGCAAAAAGAAATGCGATGCCCAGTTCATTCAGGCACTGTTCCATTTTCTGCGGGCTGTACTGCAGGTTCACGCCCAGCTCACTCAAAACATTGGCAGCGCCGCATTTGCTCGATACCCCGTAGCTGCCGTGCTTGGCAACGGTGACGCCTGCGCCGGCGGTGACAAATGCGGATGCTGTGGAAATGTTGAAGGTGTGGGCTCCGTCGCCGCCGGTTCCCACAATGTCGATGGCATCGGGATCGTTGCACGGGATTTTAACCATGTTTTCGCGCATTGCTTTTGCGGATCCGGCGATGATTTCAGGGGTGACTCCACTCATCCGGACGGCTGTAATAAAAGCACCGGTCTGGGCCGGGGTTGCTGCGCCGGTCATGACATCGGTAATTGCTCCATATGCTTCATCGCGGGAAAGTTTTATTCCTTCTGTCAGGGCTTTTACGGCTTGCTGGATCATAGCGCTTCCTTTTCGGCTTGTTTCAATTCCGGGAGGTCATATCATATCCGGCTTCAATTCTTAATCTTAATCTTACTCCTAATCTGAATCGATGAGAGGCCGGAGTGGATGCGGGATTAGGAGGTAGATTTAAGGTTAGGAAGTTGCTTATGTCCCACACACCATTTGTCTGTACCAGTCCGGCCGACGAAAAAGCCATGCTCCATGCGGTCGATGCCGAAAGCTTTGATGATTTGTTCTCGCACATTCCGGCGGAGTTCCAGACGGATCAGTTCGGTTTGTCTGCCGGTCTGTCCGAAATGGAAATGATGCAGCACCTGCGGAAGATTGCGCGCAAAAACTCCAGCGATCTCACCAATTTCTGCGGTGCAGGGTTTTATGACCATTTTATTCCGGCGGCTGTTGATTCCCTGACTTCACGCGGCGAGTTCTTCACCGCTTACACGCCGTATCAGCCGGAAGCCGCGCAGGGAACCCTGCAGGCGGCCTATGAATATCAGACCGCCATCGCCCGCCTGACCGGCATGGAGGTTTCCAATGCCTCTCTTTACGACGGCGGTACTGCGCTGTTTGAGGGAATGATGATGGCGCTGCGCATTACCCGTCGCAACTGCGTACTGGTCGATACGGGCGTCAGCCCCATCTATCGCACAATGCTTCGCAGCTATACCCGCAATCTGAAAATTGACTACAAGGAAATTCCGCTCAGCGGCGGAATTGCGGACCGCGACGCCTTTGCTCAGCATCTGGATGACAGCATTGGTGCGGTGCTGCTGCAGAATCCAAACTTTTTCGGCTGTATCGATGATCTGACCGGCCTGATTGAGCAGATTCATCGAGTAAAAGCGGTCGCAGTTGTCTCGACGTATCCGGTATCGCTGGGACTGCTTAAAACGCCTGGCGAAATGGGGGCGGATATTGTAACCGGTGAAGGCCAGAGTCTTGGAATGCCGCTTTCATTCGGCGGTCCGTACCTCGGATTTATGGCCACGCGTAAAAAACTGGTGCGCAATATGCCGGGGCGTATTGTTGGAGCCACACAGGACACACAGGGCCGTCGCGGCTACGTGCTGACTCTGCAGGCGCGCGAGCAGCACATCCGTCGCGAAAAAGCTGCGTCAAACATCTGCACCAACATGCAGCTCTGCGCGCTGCGCTCGATCGTTTACCTTTCCCTTCTTGGTAAGCACGGCTTCGCTGATGTCGCCCGCCAGTGCATGGACCGCGCGGGCTATGCATGGACACGCCTTAAGGCCATTGACGGTGTTGAGCCGCTGTTTGATCGTCCGTTCTTCAATGAGTTTGCTCTTAAGCTTCCCAAAGACGCCAGCGAAGTCGTCAGCGACCTGATCGAAGAGGGCATCGCCGCCGGTTTCCCCGCCGGGCGGTACTACGTCGGCATGGAAAATGTCCTGCTCTTTGCCTTCACCGAAAAGCGAACCAAAAAAGAGATCGATATCCTCGCCGCTAGACTGGAAAGCGTGCTTTAGGGAAGGGCCGGTTTCCACCTCTTGGAAAATACGCAGTACGAAATACGGAATAAAAGTTATGAAGCTGATTTTTGAAAAAAGTTCACCGGGCCGGGGCGGAGTGCGGATTCCCGAAGACCGGATTTCTCCGGAAGAAGTGATCCCTGCAGAATTGCTGCGCAGCGAGCCGGCAGAGCTGCCGGAGGTATCGGAAAGTGAAGTGGTGCGCCACTACACCCGTCTGTCACGCCTGAATTTTTCGGTTGATACCCATTTTTACCCGCTGGGCTCCTGTACGATGAAGCACAACCCGCGAGCCTGCGAGAAGGCCGCTTCAGTGCCGGAGCTGTGTGAGACACATCCGCTCTGGCCGCAGCTCCGTCACGGCGGACTGCTGACGCAGGGCTCGTTGCAGATTCTCTATTCGCTGGAGCGCATTCTTTCCGAGATTACCGGGCTGGCGGAGTTTACGCTTCAGCCGATGGCCGGTTCGCACGGCGAGCTGACGGCTGTGATGATGATGGCTGCTTATCACCGTGACCGCGGCAATAAAAAGACGCACATCATTATTCCAGATTCAGCGCATGGAACCAATCCGGCCAGCGCGGCGCTGGGCGGCTACAGTGTGGTAACTGTTCCGTCCGACGAGAACGGTGTGATGGATCTGGAGAAATTCAAAGAGGCCGTCAATGAGGAAACGGCCGGCGTCATGCTTACGCTGCCGAATACGCTGGGCGTGTTCAATCCGCAGATCAGAGAGCTGATTGACGCGGTTCACGCTGTGGATGGACTGATGTACTATGACGGCGCGAACTTCAACGCCATCATGGGGCGTATCAAGCCGGGAGATCTCGGGTTTGATCTCTGTCACCTCAATCTGCACAAGTCGTTTTCAACGCCGCACGGCGGCGGCGGACCGGGCACCGGGCCGGTCGGCGTCTGTGAGAAGCTTCGTCCGTTCCTGCCGATTTCGCGCGTTGCGAAAACCAAGGACGGAACCTATACGCTGGATTACGACCACCCGAAGAGCATCGGTTATATTGCGCCGTTTTACGGCAACTTTTCCATTCTGGTGCGCGCCTATGCCTACCTGTTGATGCTCGGCAGGGAAGGCCTGCGCGGCACCAGCAACCGCGCAGTGCTTAATGCCAACTACCTGCTCGAGAAACTGCGCGGTTCGTATGCCGCCGTTTCCGAGAGCCGTTGTATGCACGAATGCGTTTTCAGCGGAAAATCGTTGGGCGAGGGCATTCACACGCTCGACCTGGCCAAGGCACTGCTCGACCGCGGTGTGCATGCGCCGACCATCTACTTCCCGCTTAATGTTCCGGAAGCGATCATGATTGAGCCGACCGAAACCGAGACCAAAGAGACGCTCGACGAATTTGTGACGATGATGGAGGAAATCATGGAGCTGTCCAAAACCGATCCGGACGCACTGCATGCTGCACCTGTCACGACACCGGTGGGGCGCCTTGATGAGGTGGCCGCTGCCAAAAACATGGATTTGACCTATACAGGAGATCAGAATGATTAAGCATATTGTCATCTGGACGATGAAAGAAGAGGCAACGCTTGAGCAGAAAACGGAAATGAAAAACCGGCTTGAAGCGCTGGATGGAAAAGTTTCTGAACTTCGGAAAATCGAGGTCGGCATCGATGATGACAGCGGGACGATATCGCTAACTTCCGAATTTGATTCAATCGATGATTTGAATGCGTATCAGGAGCATCCGGATCATCAGGCTGTTGTCGGTTTAGTCAGGACGCTGGTTTGCAGTCGCATTGCCTGTGACTACACGGCTTAATCATTCGTCCAGAATCTGCTCGGTGATCGCGTTGGCGTCGTGGCGCTTGTCGCGGCCATTGATCCCCAGCATACCGGTCGTTTTGTTTTTGCCTGTATCAATGATCGCAATATCCAATCCGAGTTCCCGCCCGGTCATGATTTCTGATTCACTGCAGCGATGTCTGTAATCCGGGTCAAACCAGTCATAGACCGGAACGGCTATTTCACAGGTAAAAGTGTTGTTTTCCAGACTCACTGCGGCTTTAGCCCGGTTGTGCCGCGGAATGTTTTCGAATTCTCCCATTTGCAGCCAGGTGCTGGTTTTGTCTGCTGCCAAACCGAAACGATAGCTTTGTGCGCTTTGTTGATTCTTGGCGTATGCTGTCGGAGAGCTTCCGGTGTCGCCGCGCACATAAACCTCTACGCAGTCCGCCGCATTGGTTCCGTTTTTCAGGACAATATCTGCATCGTCATATTGAACGGCGATATAGATCATCGGGTCCTCATCCCATGCCGCAGTCCAGCGCACGTTGGACAGGTTGGTCGGGGTGCCGTTGATGACAGTGTTCATCTGAAACCATTCCGGTCGCCGCCAGTCGTTGATGCGTCCGTCGACACGGGTGCTTCCAGCCTGCGGGATGTCGAGCTGGGCGAACGCACTCAGGCTGACCATTGCGAAAACGGCGGAGAGAGTGGTTTTTTGTTTCATGAAACGGGAGTCTACGCTAATTGTTTCGGCTATGGAAGAAATCAGCAGCCTGCAAAACGCGCGCGTTAAACGAATTGTTAAGCTTCAGCGAAAACCCTCCTTCCGTCGGTCGGAAGGTTTGACTGTAATCGAAGGCGCACGCGAAGTGTCCCGCGCCATTGAAAACGGATGGCAGCCTTCAGAGCTCTGGCTGTGCGGAAAAAGTTCCAATGATTGGAAGCTTGAGTGTGATTTTATCCAAGTCTCGGACGCCGTGTTTGAAAAGATAGCCTATCGCGACAGCCCGGACGGGATTCTGGCGGTCGGGCCGTTGATTGGCCGGAAGCTCGCTGAGCTGGACCTGCCGGAGAATCCGCTGATTCTGGTCGCGGAAGGAGTGGAAAAGCCCGGGAACCTCGGCGCACTGCTGCGAACGGCCGACGGTGCGGGTGCGGACGCCGTGATCGTATGCGATCCTGCGACCGACCTGAATAACCCGAATGTGATTCGCAACAGCATCGGTACATTGTTTTACCTGCCGGTGGCAGAGGCGTCCTCGGAAGAAACGATTGCTTTTCTTAACGGGAAAGGTGTTCGAATGCTTTCCGCTATGCCGGATGCTGAAACGGTCTACACGGACTGTGATCTGAAAGGGCCGCTGGCGATTGTGGTCGGCGCGGAGGATCAGGGGCTTTCCGATGTTTGGAGACAGGTTGAGTCTGCTCCTGATAAATTTTCCAATGATTGGAAAATATTGGAGGTGAGAATCCCAATGCTTGGTAAAAACGATTCGCTCAATGTGTCGGTTTCTGCAGCTATTCTTATGTATGAAGCCGTGCGACAGAGGGAAAGTTAGATTTTTATAAATTTCCCCTTGTCTCGTGTTCTGAAAAGAGTACCTTCTTCAACTCTTGATTGCGGGGTGGAGCAGCCCGGTAGCTCGTCAGGCTCATAACCTGAAGGTCGTTGGTTCAAATCCAACCCCCGCTACCAATTTGAGAAAAAGATGATTGCGGGATGGAGCAGCCCGGTAGCTCGTCAGGCTCATAACCTGAAGGTCGTTGGTTCAAATCCAACTCCCGCTACCAATTTAAAGTCGGGCTTTTCGGCTCTGGCTCTTCCCCAAAGACGGGGGCAAGGGCGAATTTTTATTAACCACATAAGACTCATTCCGAAAGAAGGAGTCCAGTTACTCTCAATCTGTAATTGCTGAAATTCCTAAAGCCGTAGGCTCTCCTTTGAATCAGCTCCATCTTGGTATGGAAGCCTTCTGTAATGCCGTTGTTGCGGGTGAACCTCCACATCCGGGCGATCTCATCGCGCCAGGAACTCAATGTGGCCCCCAGCGTGCGCAACGGCTCGAATGGACTGTTGCGCAGCTGATCGATCCAGTACAGCAGGCGTGAGATTAGCGGCCGGCAGTCCTTTTGTGTTCGATGCTTCTGGTTGAGCAGTTCGCATAGCTCCTCTTTGGCCTTGTACACCATACCAATCGCTGGGTTCTGCTCAAAATATCGCTCCAGACGGGCTTGCTGCTCCGGGCGCAGGTTTTCGCCTTTTCGGCGCATCAGCGATAGCAGCCCACGGTTTTTACGCCCTACAGGGTCAAGTAGCTTCCATGTGTCGAGGAAATGGCGGATGACGGTTCGCACCACATGGAACCGATCGCTGACGATCAATGCATTCGGGAAATACTTCCGAGCCAAGCTGCGATAGCTTGATGAAAGGTCGATACAGACCACCTGAACGCGCTC of Tichowtungia aerotolerans contains these proteins:
- a CDS encoding Dabb family protein, giving the protein MIKHIVIWTMKEEATLEQKTEMKNRLEALDGKVSELRKIEVGIDDDSGTISLTSEFDSIDDLNAYQEHPDHQAVVGLVRTLVCSRIACDYTA
- the gcvPA gene encoding aminomethyl-transferring glycine dehydrogenase subunit GcvPA gives rise to the protein MSHTPFVCTSPADEKAMLHAVDAESFDDLFSHIPAEFQTDQFGLSAGLSEMEMMQHLRKIARKNSSDLTNFCGAGFYDHFIPAAVDSLTSRGEFFTAYTPYQPEAAQGTLQAAYEYQTAIARLTGMEVSNASLYDGGTALFEGMMMALRITRRNCVLVDTGVSPIYRTMLRSYTRNLKIDYKEIPLSGGIADRDAFAQHLDDSIGAVLLQNPNFFGCIDDLTGLIEQIHRVKAVAVVSTYPVSLGLLKTPGEMGADIVTGEGQSLGMPLSFGGPYLGFMATRKKLVRNMPGRIVGATQDTQGRRGYVLTLQAREQHIRREKAASNICTNMQLCALRSIVYLSLLGKHGFADVARQCMDRAGYAWTRLKAIDGVEPLFDRPFFNEFALKLPKDASEVVSDLIEEGIAAGFPAGRYYVGMENVLLFAFTEKRTKKEIDILAARLESVL
- a CDS encoding DOMON domain-containing protein, yielding MKQKTTLSAVFAMVSLSAFAQLDIPQAGSTRVDGRINDWRRPEWFQMNTVINGTPTNLSNVRWTAAWDEDPMIYIAVQYDDADIVLKNGTNAADCVEVYVRGDTGSSPTAYAKNQQSAQSYRFGLAADKTSTWLQMGEFENIPRHNRAKAAVSLENNTFTCEIAVPVYDWFDPDYRHRCSESEIMTGRELGLDIAIIDTGKNKTTGMLGINGRDKRHDANAITEQILDE
- the gcvPB gene encoding aminomethyl-transferring glycine dehydrogenase subunit GcvPB translates to MKLIFEKSSPGRGGVRIPEDRISPEEVIPAELLRSEPAELPEVSESEVVRHYTRLSRLNFSVDTHFYPLGSCTMKHNPRACEKAASVPELCETHPLWPQLRHGGLLTQGSLQILYSLERILSEITGLAEFTLQPMAGSHGELTAVMMMAAYHRDRGNKKTHIIIPDSAHGTNPASAALGGYSVVTVPSDENGVMDLEKFKEAVNEETAGVMLTLPNTLGVFNPQIRELIDAVHAVDGLMYYDGANFNAIMGRIKPGDLGFDLCHLNLHKSFSTPHGGGGPGTGPVGVCEKLRPFLPISRVAKTKDGTYTLDYDHPKSIGYIAPFYGNFSILVRAYAYLLMLGREGLRGTSNRAVLNANYLLEKLRGSYAAVSESRCMHECVFSGKSLGEGIHTLDLAKALLDRGVHAPTIYFPLNVPEAIMIEPTETETKETLDEFVTMMEEIMELSKTDPDALHAAPVTTPVGRLDEVAAAKNMDLTYTGDQND
- a CDS encoding TrmH family RNA methyltransferase — its product is MKRESTLIVSAMEEISSLQNARVKRIVKLQRKPSFRRSEGLTVIEGAREVSRAIENGWQPSELWLCGKSSNDWKLECDFIQVSDAVFEKIAYRDSPDGILAVGPLIGRKLAELDLPENPLILVAEGVEKPGNLGALLRTADGAGADAVIVCDPATDLNNPNVIRNSIGTLFYLPVAEASSEETIAFLNGKGVRMLSAMPDAETVYTDCDLKGPLAIVVGAEDQGLSDVWRQVESAPDKFSNDWKILEVRIPMLGKNDSLNVSVSAAILMYEAVRQRES
- the trpD gene encoding anthranilate phosphoribosyltransferase — translated: MIQQAVKALTEGIKLSRDEAYGAITDVMTGAATPAQTGAFITAVRMSGVTPEIIAGSAKAMRENMVKIPCNDPDAIDIVGTGGDGAHTFNISTASAFVTAGAGVTVAKHGSYGVSSKCGAANVLSELGVNLQYSPQKMEQCLNELGIAFLFAPTLHPAMKHAAGPRKELGFWSLFNILGPLCNPAGVTNGVLGVFSAELVPVMADACAQLGAKTLFVVHGNDGLDEITTTTTTLVTEIRRGKLETYEVQPAGFGFSATTSDITGGEPAENAVIVRSILEGKEKGPKRNIVLLNSAFAIMASGRASTPPEGIALAEESIDSGAALEKLKKLAEASQE